Sequence from the uncultured Draconibacterium sp. genome:
GTTGCACAGACAATTGCGGGCACCGTATTTAAGTCAGAATTGGAAGAAGATAAAAGCTATTCTGTGGCAAGTAATATTGATGGTTACATGAACGATTCGAAAACTATTTCTACAGTTGGAAAACCTTTTGGTGTTCTTCGCGATACATTATGGGTTGAAAAAGTAGAAGTTAGGCAGAAGTTTGTTATGGAAAATATTTATTACGACTTTGACAAATGGAATATTTTACCTGCATCGGAAGTTGAACTGGATAAGTTGGTAAAAGTAATGCAAGACAATCCTGACTGGAAAGTTGAATTGGGATCGCATACCGACTGTCGTGGTAGTGATGCTTACAACCAAATCCTGAGTCAGAAACGTTCAGATTCAGCAGTTGGCTATATTGTTGGCAAAGGAATAGATTCTGACAGGATTACCGCCAAAGGATATGGTGAAACTCAGTTAGTAAACCAATGTGATGACGGTGTTCCTTGTTCAAAAGAAGATCATCGTAAAAACCGTAGAACAGAATTTACGATTCTTGAAATGAATGAAAATTAGTATTAAGTAATATATACCAATCATCTGAAAGCTGCTCTTTTTAAAGGGCAGCTTTCTTTTTGCTCAGAAGTTTGGAGCTGTCTTTATCTTGAAGGAAAAACGAGCTGTTACAGTGAGATAAGCTGATTTTTAAAAGCGTAAATAACCAGGTTAACGGTGTTAAAAGTCTCTGTTTTCTGAAAGAGATTGCTTTTGTGTTTCTCCACCGTTTTGGGGCTTAAATGAATCAATCCGGCAATTTGGTCGTTGTTCAGCCCTTTGCAAATCAAACTCAGAATTTCCTTCTCGCGAGAGGTAAATTGGTCCAGAAGTTGTTCGCCCGACCTGCGCTCCTTGTCTTTATACAAATTGCGCGAAATTACTTTTATAATTTCCGATGAGAAGTAGCTTCCTCCATCGGCAACTTTTTTAATGGCTTTTTCAAAGTCTTCAATATCAGATCTTTTTAGCATATAGCCTTCCACTCCTGCCGAAATCATTTGCTCAATATATTCATCGTCGGCAAAAGATGTTAATGCAATAACTTTTAATTCAGGATACTTTTTTAGTGCTTGTTTTGTGGCTTCAATGCCGTTCATTTTGGGCATATTAATGTCCATTAAAACGATGTCGGGCTTAATGTTATCAATAAGTTCCAGAAACTCTTCGCCATTTGCAGCTTCGCCAACAACCGTTACAAAGTCGAAATTGCTTAGTAACATCATCAAACCATCTCTAAAAATTTTGTGGTCGTCAACGATTATAATGTTTGTGTTCTCCATGTTCGTGAATTATATCATGAAACTTAGTTTTATTTCAACTCCCTTTCCTTCTCCGGTGTTAATTTCGTATTTACCACCAAACGACTCGATACGGTTGATAATATTGCGCAGTCCCATTTTTTCTTCGTCTGATGTGCGAATAAGCTCAGGATTAAATCCTTTTCCGTTGTCGCGATACAATATAACTACTGTCTTTTTAATTTGTTGAATGTCGATGTGCAGTTTTGAAGCGTCAGCGTGTTTTAGCGTGTTGTTTATTAACTCGTTACAAATACGGTAAACATTTAGTTCCATGTTCGGATCTAACTTTATTTCCGGATTCGTTGAATTTACCACGCAGGAAACTTCCCCAATATCGTTTATTTTATCGCAAAGTATTTCCAGCGATTTTAGTAATCCGTATTTGTTTAGAATTGATGGGTTTAAGTTGTTTATGGTTGCTTCCAGGTTTTCTAAAGCAATTGCCGATAGTTCCTTAACCTGAACCAGGCTTTTGTTTTCGGAGTTATTTTTGCAATCTTTTTCTATGAGTTTTATAAAAAGAGCAATACTCGAAAGAATGGAGCCCAGCCCATCGTGCAAGTCGGCCGCTATTCTTTTTCGTTCTTTATATTCCACCTCAAGGGCTCTGAGAGCTTGTTGTTTTTCAATAGCGTTATAAGAGTTTATTATTCGGTAGATTAAAAATATACATACTAACAGCAGAAAAAGGGTTAGTAGCAGGAGTGTAAATACGCGTTGTCTGAACCCGTTATTTTCGTGTAGGATATAATCATGAATCTTTCTGTCCAATTCCTGGTAAGCAAGCTGAAAATCGCGATATTCAGTTAAGATTGCCACGTTAAAATCTTTCGCATTATTTTGAAGTGAAGCTGTTACTTTATTTTGTAACTGGTTAACCAGCTTACTTATTTCTTCAAGCGAACTTTGAAGTTCCGATTTGCGGTTTCCTTTATATTTTTCAGCAATAAGTGAGTCGAGAGAAGTGGTGTATCTGTTGGAAGTTGTAAAACAATTTAAGATCCTTGTTTTTTTCGAGGAGTCGTTTAACAAAAAGTAATCATCCAGAAAGATTCGGCTGTGTGATATTTCGAGGTCGATGTTTTTTGAAAGCTCCAGTAATGAAAGGTGTTCACGGTCGAGTCGCAAACTTTTTATGGAGGTGTAAATAATCCCGGTACAGGTAATTGTAGTGAAGATAATAATGGCCAGTAAGACTCTTCCTCGAAATAATATTTTTAAACTCATTTAGTAAATTCAACGATTTCTTTGATAAAGATATTCAATTGTATTTACATATATAAAATAAAATCCC
This genomic interval carries:
- a CDS encoding response regulator transcription factor → MENTNIIIVDDHKIFRDGLMMLLSNFDFVTVVGEAANGEEFLELIDNIKPDIVLMDINMPKMNGIEATKQALKKYPELKVIALTSFADDEYIEQMISAGVEGYMLKRSDIEDFEKAIKKVADGGSYFSSEIIKVISRNLYKDKERRSGEQLLDQFTSREKEILSLICKGLNNDQIAGLIHLSPKTVEKHKSNLFQKTETFNTVNLVIYAFKNQLISL
- a CDS encoding histidine kinase, which codes for MSLKILFRGRVLLAIIIFTTITCTGIIYTSIKSLRLDREHLSLLELSKNIDLEISHSRIFLDDYFLLNDSSKKTRILNCFTTSNRYTTSLDSLIAEKYKGNRKSELQSSLEEISKLVNQLQNKVTASLQNNAKDFNVAILTEYRDFQLAYQELDRKIHDYILHENNGFRQRVFTLLLLTLFLLLVCIFLIYRIINSYNAIEKQQALRALEVEYKERKRIAADLHDGLGSILSSIALFIKLIEKDCKNNSENKSLVQVKELSAIALENLEATINNLNPSILNKYGLLKSLEILCDKINDIGEVSCVVNSTNPEIKLDPNMELNVYRICNELINNTLKHADASKLHIDIQQIKKTVVILYRDNGKGFNPELIRTSDEEKMGLRNIINRIESFGGKYEINTGEGKGVEIKLSFMI